Proteins encoded by one window of Psychromonas sp. L1A2:
- a CDS encoding Lrp/AsnC family transcriptional regulator: MQSIVKLDRIDKQILQLMQANARISNLELADSVGLSPTPCSRRVKRLEESGIIDKHVTLLKPSALGLNLTAMIGISMDRHTPERFENFQTSVSLLPEVLECLIVTGQSADFLLKVIVRDMQHYEQFLLGHITKLEGVTGVHSSFVLREVIKKTALPLD, encoded by the coding sequence ATGCAATCAATCGTAAAATTAGACCGAATAGACAAGCAAATATTGCAACTGATGCAAGCTAACGCGCGTATTAGTAATTTAGAATTAGCCGACAGTGTTGGTTTATCACCAACACCCTGCTCTCGTCGTGTTAAACGCTTAGAAGAATCAGGTATTATCGATAAACATGTCACCCTATTAAAGCCTTCTGCTTTAGGTTTAAACCTAACAGCAATGATAGGTATTAGTATGGACAGGCATACGCCAGAGCGTTTTGAAAACTTCCAAACATCAGTTAGCCTATTACCAGAAGTATTAGAGTGCTTAATTGTGACAGGTCAATCGGCTGATTTTTTATTAAAAGTGATCGTACGAGATATGCAACATTATGAACAATTTCTGTTAGGTCATATCACCAAACTAGAAGGTGTAACAGGCGTACACTCTAGTTTTGTTTTACGTGAAGTCATTAAGAAAACAGCATTACCGCTCGATTAA